From the genome of Orcinus orca chromosome 5, mOrcOrc1.1, whole genome shotgun sequence, one region includes:
- the GATD3 gene encoding glutamine amidotransferase-like class 1 domain-containing protein 3, mitochondrial isoform X2, whose product MAALRALVASRLAVTAAFAPRSGLCALPFGGAAQSPRAAFHASAPRPVARVAVVLSGCGVYDGTELHEASSILVHLSRAGAEVQIFAPDIPQMHVIDHTKGQPSEGETRNVLTESARIARGKITDLAKLSAANHDAAVFPGGFGAAKNLLCCIAPVLAAKVLRSVEVTVGHEQEEGGRWPHAGTAQVIKALGAKHCVTGVTEAHVDWKNKVVTTPAFMCDTAFHHIHDGLGAMVSKVLELASK is encoded by the exons ATGGCGGCCCTCCGGGCTCTGGTGGCGTCCAGGCTAGCGGTGACCGCCGCCTTCGCGCCGCGCTCCGGCCTGTGTGCGCTGCCGTTCGGCGGAGCGGCGCAGTCCCCGCGCGCGGCCTTCCACGCCTCCGCGCCGCGCCCCGTGGCCAGGGTCGCAGTG GTGCTGTCCGGATGCGGGGTCTACGACGGGACAGAGCTCCATGAGGCCTCATC GATACTGGTTCACCTGAGCCGTGCGGGGGCCGAGGTCCAGATCTTCGCTCCTGACATCCCTCAGATGCACGTGATTGACCACACCAAGGGGCAGCCTTCTGAGGGCGAAACCAG GAATGTTCTGACTGAGTCCGCGAGGATCGCCCGCGGCAAGATCACCGACCTGGCCAAACTCAGCGCTGCTAACCACGACGCGGCCGTCTTCCCCGGGGGCTTCGGAGCCGCCAAAAACCT CTTGTGCTGCATCGCTCCCGTCCTCGCGGCCAAAGTGCTCAGAAGTGTCGAGGTCACCGTGGGCCACGAGCAGGAGGAAGGCGGCAGGTGGCCGCACGCTGGGACCGCGCAGGTCATCAAAGCCCTGGGTGCCAAGCACTGCGTGACGGGAGTGACC GAGGCTCACGTGGACTGGAAGAACAAGGTGGTCACGACCCCGGCCTTCATGTGTGACACGGCCTTCCACCACATTCACGACGGGCTCGGGGCCATGGTGAGCAAGGTGCTGGAACTCGCCAGCAAGTGA
- the GATD3 gene encoding glutamine amidotransferase-like class 1 domain-containing protein 3, mitochondrial isoform X1, giving the protein MAALRALVASRLAVTAAFAPRSGLCALPFGGAAQSPRAAFHASAPRPVARVAVVLSGCGVYDGTELHEASSILVHLSRAGAEVQIFAPDIPQMHVIDHTKGQPSEGETRNVLTESARIARGKITDLAKLSAANHDAAVFPGGFGAAKNLSTFAVDGGDCKVNKDVERVLKEFHQAGKPIGLCCIAPVLAAKVLRSVEVTVGHEQEEGGRWPHAGTAQVIKALGAKHCVTGVTISFQQRGRRGKPPSGPSGPPWGAAQPGRPGHVRGGA; this is encoded by the exons ATGGCGGCCCTCCGGGCTCTGGTGGCGTCCAGGCTAGCGGTGACCGCCGCCTTCGCGCCGCGCTCCGGCCTGTGTGCGCTGCCGTTCGGCGGAGCGGCGCAGTCCCCGCGCGCGGCCTTCCACGCCTCCGCGCCGCGCCCCGTGGCCAGGGTCGCAGTG GTGCTGTCCGGATGCGGGGTCTACGACGGGACAGAGCTCCATGAGGCCTCATC GATACTGGTTCACCTGAGCCGTGCGGGGGCCGAGGTCCAGATCTTCGCTCCTGACATCCCTCAGATGCACGTGATTGACCACACCAAGGGGCAGCCTTCTGAGGGCGAAACCAG GAATGTTCTGACTGAGTCCGCGAGGATCGCCCGCGGCAAGATCACCGACCTGGCCAAACTCAGCGCTGCTAACCACGACGCGGCCGTCTTCCCCGGGGGCTTCGGAGCCGCCAAAAACCT GAGCACGTTCGCCGTAGACGGGGGCGACTGCAAGGTGAATAAAGACGTGGAACGCGTCCTGAAGGAGTTCCACCAGGCCGGGAAGCCCATCGG CTTGTGCTGCATCGCTCCCGTCCTCGCGGCCAAAGTGCTCAGAAGTGTCGAGGTCACCGTGGGCCACGAGCAGGAGGAAGGCGGCAGGTGGCCGCACGCTGGGACCGCGCAGGTCATCAAAGCCCTGGGTGCCAAGCACTGCGTGACGGGAGTGACCATATCCTTCCAGCAGCGGGGGCGACGTGGGAAACCGCCCTCTGGCCCCTCGGGGCCACCCTGGGGTGCTGCACAGCCGGGGCGACCAGGGCATGTGCGTGGAGGGGCGTAG